The Pelmatolapia mariae isolate MD_Pm_ZW linkage group LG10_11, Pm_UMD_F_2, whole genome shotgun sequence genome includes a region encoding these proteins:
- the LOC134637846 gene encoding urokinase plasminogen activator surface receptor-like, whose product MQMFVLILGIVLLPKVCALKCYECIPSGSCNARTRDCPSNTQCGSARTISNMGGSEYKFIGRTCVPSDQCFSGSVNFGFVQTVFNTMCCTSDLCNSQDSPDWSISSPNGKKCFQCDGNDCTKTLTCNGNEDYCISAAVPLGGQTTKVKGCTSKMICSVIQTAQISGFIGEEISCCQGDLCNSASSTTAHLLLFVAPLISLILFS is encoded by the exons ATGCAGATGTTTGTGCTGATCCTTGGGATTGTGCTGCTCCCTAAAG tcTGTGCGTTGAAATGTTACGAATGCATACCATCTGGAAGCTGCAATGCGAGAACAAGAGATTGTCCTTCCAACACTCAGTGTGGTTCAGCCAGAACGATTTCAAATATGG GTGGTTCCGAATATAAATTTATAGGGAGAACTTGTGTTCCATCTGATCAGTGCTTCAGTGGCTCAGTCAACTTTGGATTTGTCCAAACTGTGTTTAACACCATGTGTTGCACCTCTGATCTTTGCAACTCTCAAGATTCCCCTG ATTGGAGCATCTCCTCTCCAAATGGGAAAAAGTGCTTCCAATGTGACGGAAACGACTGCACCAAAACTCTAACCTGCAATGGAAATGAGGACTACTGCATCTCAGCAGCAG TGCCTTTAGGAGGACAAACTACTAAAGTAAAGGGCTGCACCTCCAAGATGATTTGCTCAGTTATACAAACTGCGCAAATCTCAGGATTCATTGGAGAAGAAATCAGCTGCTGCCAGGGTGACCTCTGCAACAGTGCCAGCAGTACAACTGCCCACCTTCTGCTTTTTGTGGCACCGCTGATCTCTTTGATCTTGTTCTCTTag